The nucleotide window GACAGACAGGGTATCGCGTGCTGTTATTGCAGATAAGTGAAAGATGACAGGTCATCGATCCGAGATATCTGGTCCAGTCTAATTATCGGTACTCGGGAAGCTTCGACAGAACAAGTCCATtagtaatgatgatgatgatgatgtcttCACCAGGACCAGCACACGCACAGGAGTAAAGTCACAGACGAGATAATCGCGCCATCGACGCAGGCTTCATTCCTCGTCCTTTTCCTCGTAATTATGCTTGATGTGCTTCCACagtttctgtgaaaacaaagaaaactgaGCTCAAAACgaaataatacaacatttacGTAGTGTGATTAACTGTCTACGTTGCCCATTTGGTATAGTTACATAGCTTCATTGCCAAAGTCTAGTTAGCTGACCGGCGAGAGGACGAAGACAGCTAACAGAAGGTCAGGTCTTTTGAGTCCCTGATCTGACCACAGACTCACCCCACGATTTAGTTGATCGAAAAGTGCGTCTCCTCCCTGGTCGAATATCCGTTCGAAGAAGACTGCTCCCACCATTATGGTGATAGCGAAGGTGGACGTTCTTCTAAAGAGCAGATTGTAGACTGACTTCGCCAGCGCCATGTTGTCGGATGGTAATTTCTGGAGTGCGGAAAGGGATATACGTCATAGACGTGATCACCATAGAGTGCAATCCTGAACTTTAGTATAGGTTTGGGCCAATGGAAGTCTACTGCCGGGACGCGTTCAGTAGAGTCGTGCGTGAATTGGCGTGTTTGGTAGCCTACATCTGGAAGTTTAGGTTTGTATCACTGTTAGTTTGCTATGTGTTGCAGTTTCCTCAGAGTCTGCGTACATAAAAAGTGATGCATATAACGCTGAAGATAGCTAGCTTGTTGAAGGACGAGTGTTGTGTTTACGTTGTTTTTGGCTGAAGGCTTTTCGATGAAGTTATGTGTGTGCCAGCTAGCTCCCTTTGTTTATCGAGGTATGACAACTAGCGTGTTTGTATAggtgcatatttttattttgaaatatctcATTCAGGATTGTATGACATTTCTAGTCTGCGTATTTTTTATGCATCCTTAATCTTTGGCGACGCGGAACTGAACAAATTGTGGATGCAAGTGCTAATCAGCTAGCCAATGGTAGAAGCACTAGGCAGCCATGGTCATAGTCCGTTGAAGATTTGGTCCTAAAGATATTGATAGATATTGGTTCCATCTAAATTTGATCATTGGTGTCACTGCCACATATGGCCGTTCCAAAGCAATTGGCGATGTCAGCAAAGTCTGTGGAAATTGTTTTAAACCAGTTCCACAGTATTACACTATGTAAACATTTCGTTTGGAAGCATGCTAGCTTGCAACGCAGGACAAGCAATGCATAGTTCGGCAGCTCATTTAGTGCAATAAAATCGATGCAGTTGTTACGGGAAACAAATTTGTGAGTGGTCTTGCTACatttactgtatactgtgtatgtgcTAATGAACTACCAGGAAAAGATATGCACGAATTTAAACAATAGCGAACGGGTAACTAATGCCCGCACATTTTTCGGTGGCTATTTACTATGGCAAGATCtattctttgttttccttgacaTGATGTAAGTGTACTGTGTTAATAATTTACCCAGCAAGGAAATTTTGGTGTTTTATGGCATCCACTTGTatttgtttggggaaaaaaaaaaatatatatattcatattctcTGTTCTGTCTTATCAGACTTGGAAATTAAATGCAACTATTTACCCACCAAAGCAGAATGAAACAGCATGGCTCATCATTTCAGGCTGCTTTCTAGTGTTATAGGTTaccgtgtgtgtttgtgtgtcttagCAGTTTTCAGGAAAGAACAGGCCGTGACCCCTTCTGGAAAGTAGGACCTGGGCCGTAACGATCACAGGGCAAACATGGGGAAGAGGTACTACTGTGATTATTGTGACCGGTCCTTCCAGGACAACATGCACAACCGCAAGAAGCACCTGAATGGTGTCCAGCATCACAGGGCCAAAAAGGCCTGGTTCCACAACTTCAGAGGCAAGTTCCTCCTCATGTCTTTGcctgctttgttctgctggagTTTTCATTTCAGGGTTTGTGCTGATGTAGGTAGCTTCTTTGCTATGGTAGACTCTTTTACAGTTGCTCATCCTTGAGACTGAAAGTGACAACAGGCTGGAGTGTGACTAGAGTGTGTCCTTCCTATTATACCTATTACAACAAATGTCTCATGTGATACTTGCTGCGCCGGCCAGGATGCCAGCTCTGAGAAACCATACTGCCAGCCACTTGCATTTACCAGTGCATTTGTCTTAGCTGGCAAATGTACTGCTACCACCTATAAGCAGTTGTTCAGTTTAGATTCAGAGATATTGAAACCCTGACTTCCTTATCTTTTACAGATGCTGCAGCAATATTGGTTGAGGAGCAAACCAAGAAACCCTGCAGGAAGTTTATTCAGACAGGTGAAAGACCATAAGTAGTCTGCTTTATTAACAAGTGTTTGGAAATGTTGGATCTGAAATCATGAAGCAGGTTGCctcaatttaaatgttttagagCAGTGTGTCTTTGGTGGGTAGGGGCAATCTGTATTTGGATGTTtcaggacagtgtgtgtttggttgtttcAGGACAATGTGGGTTCGGCACAAGCTGCATTTTTTCTCACATGACTGAAAAGGACATGGCAAGCCTCAGACAACAGATTGAGGGTGAGTAGGGCTGGTTTCCACTAGGTGGTGCTATGAAACCACAGCAGGGGATATTGATGACACCCCCCGCCTCCCCACACATGTGTTGACCTTCTGTATCTCTGTTCCTGGATTTTAAGTGATGGTGTTGTGTACAGAGTGGATCTGGAGCAAATGGAGGTCACAGTCTGTATGTGTCAGAGACTGTACACTCATGAACATTCAcacttctctgtgttttccagtATTTAAGGTATTAAAGGTTTTTAAATTCTTTGTTTGTAAAACTGTATGGAAAAGGAGATGTTTTTAAGGACTTAACAATGAAAATTATACACCTGGAGATGGTGGTAGCAGACAGACTGGCTATGTGGTCAGTACAGGGTGTAGTGTTCTCGTCATGGATTCAACTGACACTCATTGTGAGAGGGTGCACATACTGATTCTTCCTTTTCCCTGGCAGTGCTGATAGGAGGGGCACAGCATTGATGATACAATTCACAACTGAGTGTAGGctttgtatatgtgtgctgAGGCAACTCTTTAGAACCTCTCTCTAAACTCTCCTTAACTCTGTACATAATATGAAACAGGTGCCCTCTGAATTGGGTTAGGTGGGGTTTCAGATCAGGTGTGTTGCTCCAGCCTTACTTTTGAATTTATCCCCTGGGTGAACTTTGGCAATAATGGTCTGTTAGTTTCGAGAGGaacagcaaaatgaatgaatgaatgaatgacagacATCTGTCTGGGCTTTAGCTCTTTTCCCTGGCCTCTATAGAGACACCAGCTAGTGGGGATGCGCTGAAGGTCAGTTTTGAAATCAGTGCTTTAGATTAAATCTGGCAGGCCAGCACGAGCATGCC belongs to Megalops cyprinoides isolate fMegCyp1 chromosome 5, fMegCyp1.pri, whole genome shotgun sequence and includes:
- the LOC118778491 gene encoding cytochrome b-c1 complex subunit 9, coding for MALAKSVYNLLFRRTSTFAITIMVGAVFFERIFDQGGDALFDQLNRGKLWKHIKHNYEEKDEE
- the zmat5 gene encoding zinc finger matrin-type protein 5, which codes for MGKRYYCDYCDRSFQDNMHNRKKHLNGVQHHRAKKAWFHNFRDAAAILVEEQTKKPCRKFIQTGQCGFGTSCIFSHMTEKDMASLRQQIEDEKRRKEDPEEGAPCPERSVEEWLARREKRKEALRTGSLMEEEEEEDPSIDLPPHFISIPDLPPSLLPPPPGGWKGVPRTEWG